The following proteins come from a genomic window of Flavobacterium eburneipallidum:
- a CDS encoding NAD(P)/FAD-dependent oxidoreductase, whose amino-acid sequence MNQNFDIIIVGGGAAGFFTAINIAEKNPKLKVAILERGSEVLSKVRISGGGRCNVTHACFDPNELVKFYPRGEKELRGPFHQFCSGDTIEWFSNHGVELKIEDDGRMFPVSNSSQTIIDCFIQATQKLGITVLTGQSVQSIFKKDNFWKIETKSENYITEKLILATGSNPKIWEMLQTFGHAIVNPVPSLFTFNIKDTRIKELPGVSAQVSVKVKDTKLTSTGPLLITHWGMSGPAILKLSAWGARILFEKNYRFTIFVNWLNDLDAEDAEKILKDLKQENAKKMVSKKSPFEITNRLWENLVLASEISSETKWADLSKIQLQNLINQLTNSSFQVNGKSTFKEEFVTAGGIDLKEINFKTMESKLHENLYFAGEIVNIDAITGGFNFQNAWTSGFIVANNF is encoded by the coding sequence ATGAACCAGAATTTTGACATTATAATTGTAGGCGGTGGCGCAGCAGGATTTTTTACAGCAATCAACATTGCAGAGAAAAATCCAAAACTAAAAGTAGCCATCCTCGAACGTGGAAGCGAAGTATTGTCTAAAGTTCGTATTTCTGGCGGAGGAAGATGCAATGTAACGCACGCATGTTTCGATCCCAATGAATTGGTTAAATTTTATCCCCGAGGCGAAAAAGAATTGCGTGGGCCTTTTCATCAATTTTGTTCGGGAGACACAATAGAATGGTTTAGTAATCACGGCGTAGAACTTAAAATTGAAGACGATGGAAGAATGTTTCCGGTTTCGAATTCGTCGCAAACCATCATTGATTGTTTTATACAAGCCACTCAAAAATTGGGAATTACAGTTTTGACAGGACAAAGTGTACAATCCATTTTCAAAAAAGACAATTTTTGGAAAATCGAAACAAAATCCGAAAATTACATCACCGAAAAACTAATTCTAGCCACGGGAAGCAATCCTAAAATATGGGAAATGCTGCAAACTTTTGGTCACGCGATTGTAAATCCGGTTCCGTCTTTGTTTACTTTTAATATCAAAGATACTCGAATAAAGGAATTACCCGGCGTTTCGGCACAGGTTTCTGTAAAAGTAAAAGACACCAAATTGACTTCGACAGGTCCATTGTTAATCACGCATTGGGGAATGAGCGGGCCAGCCATTTTAAAATTATCCGCTTGGGGAGCTCGAATTCTATTTGAAAAGAATTATCGATTTACCATTTTTGTCAATTGGCTGAACGATCTTGACGCTGAAGATGCTGAAAAAATCCTAAAAGATTTAAAACAGGAAAATGCCAAAAAAATGGTTTCCAAAAAATCGCCTTTTGAAATTACCAACCGTCTTTGGGAAAATTTAGTTCTGGCTTCTGAAATTTCTTCCGAAACCAAATGGGCTGATTTATCTAAAATTCAACTACAAAATTTAATCAATCAACTGACCAATTCCAGCTTTCAAGTAAACGGAAAAAGCACTTTCAAAGAAGAATTTGTAACCGCTGGAGGAATTGATTTAAAAGAAATCAACTTCAAAACGATGGAAAGCAAACTACACGAAAACCTTTATTTCGCTGGCGAAATAGTTAATATTGATGCTATTACTGGAGGATTTAATTTTCAGAATGCATGGACAAGTGGATTTATTGTGGCGAATAATTTTTAA
- a CDS encoding TspO/MBR family protein: MNKISKILVVVVTCLVVGYFSGMVTRSAITTWYPTLVKPSFNPPNWIFAPVWSMLYIMMGVAAGLVWSRMEQEKEAVKNALIFFAVQLALNALWSFLFFGLKNPMLAGLEIIILWLMIYETYLKFSKINKIAGYLFVPYLLWVSFAAVLNGSIWWLNR; the protein is encoded by the coding sequence ATGAATAAGATTTCTAAAATTCTAGTCGTTGTTGTAACCTGTTTGGTAGTTGGATATTTCTCCGGAATGGTAACCCGTTCCGCTATAACAACTTGGTATCCAACATTGGTAAAGCCGAGTTTTAATCCGCCCAATTGGATTTTTGCACCCGTTTGGAGTATGCTTTATATTATGATGGGAGTCGCAGCAGGATTGGTTTGGAGCAGAATGGAACAGGAAAAAGAAGCAGTAAAAAATGCCTTGATTTTTTTTGCTGTTCAATTGGCTTTGAATGCTTTGTGGTCTTTTTTGTTTTTTGGTTTGAAAAATCCAATGTTAGCAGGATTGGAAATAATTATTCTTTGGCTAATGATTTATGAAACCTATTTGAAGTTTTCTAAAATCAACAAAATTGCAGGTTATTTGTTTGTTCCTTATTTACTTTGGGTGAGTTTTGCTGCGGTTTTGAATGGAAGTATTTGGTGGTTGAACAGGTAG
- a CDS encoding diphosphomevalonate/mevalonate 3,5-bisphosphate decarboxylase family protein produces the protein MFTANDFIPSSYTNAIDSGKFQWSSPSNIALVKYWGKKDKQIPANPSVSFTLNNCKTITSLTFDKKDISSPLNVTDTFSFDLLFEGKAKEDFKPKIQQFFERVLVYLPFLKDYHFTIDTENTFPHSSGIASSASGMAALAMNLMSLEKVLNPEMTEDYFYHKASFLARLGSGSACRSVKGEVVVWGNHNNIKGSSDLFGVAFPNTIHEKFKNFQDTILLVDKGEKQVSSSVGHNLMNGHPFAEKRFEQAHENLDKLITVFESGNLNEFITIVESEALTLHSMMMTSIPYFILMKPNTLQIINAIWKYRNETKIPVCFTLDAGANVHVLYPENVKENVLQFIKNELVGYCQNGQYLCDEIGMGSAKI, from the coding sequence ATGTTTACAGCAAACGATTTTATTCCGTCTTCTTACACAAATGCTATAGATTCAGGAAAATTCCAATGGAGTTCTCCCAGCAATATTGCTTTAGTGAAATATTGGGGCAAAAAAGACAAGCAAATTCCAGCCAATCCTTCGGTAAGTTTTACTTTGAATAATTGTAAAACGATTACCTCATTGACTTTTGATAAAAAAGACATTTCGTCTCCGCTCAATGTGACAGATACTTTTTCTTTCGACTTGCTTTTTGAAGGAAAAGCAAAAGAAGATTTCAAGCCAAAAATTCAGCAGTTTTTTGAAAGAGTTTTGGTTTACTTACCTTTTTTAAAAGACTATCATTTTACAATTGATACAGAAAATACTTTTCCGCACAGTTCAGGAATTGCTTCTTCTGCTTCAGGAATGGCGGCATTGGCAATGAATTTAATGAGTTTAGAAAAAGTATTAAATCCAGAAATGACTGAGGATTATTTTTATCACAAAGCTTCTTTCTTGGCACGTTTGGGTTCAGGAAGTGCCTGCCGAAGTGTAAAAGGAGAAGTAGTCGTTTGGGGCAATCACAACAATATCAAAGGAAGTTCGGATTTGTTTGGAGTAGCATTTCCAAACACGATTCACGAAAAATTCAAGAATTTTCAAGATACCATTTTATTAGTTGACAAAGGTGAAAAACAAGTTTCGAGTTCCGTTGGTCATAATTTAATGAACGGACATCCATTTGCTGAAAAACGTTTTGAACAAGCTCACGAAAATTTAGATAAATTAATTACCGTTTTCGAAAGCGGAAATTTAAACGAATTCATAACAATAGTCGAAAGCGAAGCCTTAACATTGCACTCGATGATGATGACTTCGATTCCTTATTTTATTTTGATGAAACCCAACACACTCCAAATTATTAATGCCATTTGGAAGTACCGAAACGAAACTAAAATACCTGTTTGTTTTACATTAGATGCTGGTGCAAACGTACACGTTTTATACCCCGAAAATGTAAAAGAAAACGTTTTGCAATTTATTAAGAACGAATTAGTTGGCTATTGTCAAAATGGTCAGTACCTTTGTGACGAAATTGGAATGGGTTCAGCTAAAATTTAA
- a CDS encoding type II toxin-antitoxin system RelE/ParE family toxin, which yields MKREVVITPRAKIEFQNVFNYLESKWNEKTKKKFSNKINSIINLILENPELFPVSGINKKIRKAVISKQSTLFYHYNSKHIIILSVFDTRQNPIKINKIK from the coding sequence ATGAAAAGAGAAGTCGTAATTACTCCTCGAGCGAAAATTGAATTTCAAAATGTTTTTAACTATTTGGAATCAAAATGGAATGAAAAAACAAAAAAGAAGTTTTCAAATAAAATCAATTCCATTATAAATTTAATTCTTGAAAATCCAGAATTATTTCCAGTTTCGGGCATCAATAAAAAGATTAGAAAAGCTGTAATTAGCAAACAATCTACTTTGTTTTATCATTACAACAGCAAACACATTATTATACTTTCTGTTTTCGATACCAGACAGAATCCAATAAAAATTAACAAAATAAAATAA
- a CDS encoding mevalonate kinase family protein yields MKGPLFYSKILLFGEYGIIRDSKGLSIPYNFYNGALKREENPSAEAIKSNGNLRRYVSYLENLQTEQPELVSFDLVSLKNDVETGMYFDSSIPQGYGVGSSGALVAAIYDKYAQNKITVLENLTREKLLQLKTIFGQMESFFHGKSSGLDPLNSYLSIPILINSKDHIEATGIPTQSLEGTGAVFLIDSGIVGETAPMVNIFMEKLKDQGFRKMLKSQFIKHTDACVESFLGGDMKSLFSNTKKLSKVVLNNFKPMIPEQFHGIWQEGIDSNDYYLKLCGSGGGGYILGFTENLEKAKLALKDYKLEVVYQF; encoded by the coding sequence ATGAAAGGACCTTTATTTTACTCAAAAATATTACTCTTTGGAGAATACGGAATCATTCGTGACTCTAAAGGTTTATCTATTCCTTATAATTTTTATAATGGAGCTCTGAAAAGAGAAGAAAATCCATCTGCAGAGGCCATAAAATCAAACGGGAATTTAAGACGTTATGTTTCTTATTTAGAAAACTTGCAAACCGAACAACCGGAATTGGTAAGTTTCGATTTGGTCTCACTAAAAAATGATGTTGAAACTGGAATGTACTTTGATTCCAGTATTCCACAAGGGTATGGCGTGGGAAGTAGTGGTGCATTAGTAGCCGCTATTTACGACAAATATGCACAAAATAAAATTACTGTTCTTGAGAATTTAACTCGTGAAAAATTATTGCAGCTAAAAACTATTTTTGGACAAATGGAATCTTTTTTCCACGGAAAAAGTTCAGGATTGGATCCTTTGAATAGTTATTTAAGCATTCCGATTTTAATCAATTCGAAAGACCATATTGAGGCGACTGGAATTCCAACTCAAAGCTTGGAAGGAACTGGCGCTGTTTTTTTAATAGATTCAGGAATTGTAGGCGAAACAGCTCCAATGGTCAATATTTTTATGGAAAAATTGAAAGATCAAGGTTTCCGAAAAATGCTCAAATCACAATTCATCAAGCATACCGATGCTTGTGTGGAAAGCTTTTTGGGTGGCGATATGAAGTCTTTATTTTCAAACACCAAAAAATTATCTAAAGTTGTATTGAACAACTTCAAACCAATGATTCCGGAACAATTTCATGGTATTTGGCAAGAAGGAATCGATTCCAATGATTATTACCTGAAACTATGTGGTTCTGGTGGTGGTGGCTACATATTAGGTTTTACCGAAAACTTGGAAAAAGCAAAATTAGCCTTGAAAGATTATAAATTAGAAGTCGTTTACCAATTCTAA
- a CDS encoding geranylgeranylglycerol-phosphate geranylgeranyltransferase: MLNRKNKLIVLKFISLFSVIRGYNIPIIVLAQYLSAIFILAPEKRALSVLLDFDLFIIVFVSSLTIASGYIINNFYDSKKDLINRPNKSMLDRLVSQKTKLQVYFTLNFIVALLAVMVSWRAFLYFSVYIFLIWYYSHRIKKYPIIGNLTAAILAILPFFAILLYYKNFYEVIFGHAVFLFLLILIREMIKDLENIKGDLANDYKTIPIIYGEAISKKIISFLTISTIIPVYILIEIFDVGYMDIYFYSCLIILIFFLLYLWKSNTKEQYVLLHNVLKFLIVAGVFCIVLINPSVLWHGEKLLRSI, from the coding sequence ATGCTTAACCGAAAGAACAAACTTATAGTTCTGAAATTCATCAGTTTGTTCTCTGTGATTAGAGGTTACAACATTCCGATTATCGTTTTGGCTCAATACCTTTCGGCTATTTTTATACTCGCTCCCGAAAAAAGAGCGTTATCCGTATTACTTGACTTTGATTTATTTATAATCGTTTTTGTATCCTCATTAACGATTGCATCTGGCTATATTATCAACAACTTTTACGATAGCAAAAAGGATTTAATCAATCGCCCCAACAAATCAATGTTGGATCGATTAGTAAGTCAAAAAACAAAACTTCAAGTTTATTTTACCCTTAATTTTATCGTAGCCTTGTTAGCTGTTATGGTTTCTTGGCGTGCCTTTTTATATTTTTCGGTTTATATTTTCTTGATTTGGTATTACTCCCATCGCATTAAAAAATACCCAATAATTGGGAACTTAACTGCTGCAATTTTGGCCATTTTACCCTTTTTTGCGATTCTTTTGTACTATAAAAATTTTTATGAAGTTATCTTCGGACACGCAGTTTTCTTATTTCTATTGATTTTAATTCGAGAAATGATTAAGGATTTAGAAAACATCAAAGGCGATTTGGCTAATGACTATAAAACGATTCCGATTATTTATGGTGAAGCTATTTCTAAAAAAATAATCAGCTTTTTGACAATTTCCACTATAATTCCCGTCTATATTTTAATCGAAATTTTCGACGTGGGTTATATGGACATTTATTTTTATTCTTGCCTTATCATCTTGATTTTCTTCCTGCTTTACTTATGGAAATCTAATACGAAAGAGCAATATGTATTACTTCATAATGTTTTGAAATTCTTAATCGTGGCGGGTGTTTTTTGTATTGTGCTCATCAATCCAAGTGTGTTGTGGCACGGTGAGAAACTATTGAGATCTATTTAA
- a CDS encoding pseudouridine synthase → MNNKEGNNKKSGGRANSSRPSSNKPKPAMPKRAQGPKKAKPTTKAVEATTDKVEKKPNQAPKRPKAKDEIRLNKYISNSGVCSRRDADIYIQSGNVKVNGIPVTEMGYMVKPGDEVNFDGVKLTPEKKVYILLNKPKNFTTALDEGQEYRNVLELVKGSTTSKIAPVGRMDKNTTGLLLFTNDTDMIRKFTLPTNKSSKIYQVSLDKNLKFEDLEKISKGLVLDGHRVFVEEVSYVEGEAKSEIGLKLRSSNVKVVRSIFEHFSYDVLRIDRVAFAGLTKKNLPRGNWRLLTEQEIINLKNV, encoded by the coding sequence ATGAACAACAAGGAAGGCAATAATAAAAAAAGCGGTGGTAGGGCAAACAGCTCAAGACCAAGCTCGAATAAGCCAAAACCTGCGATGCCAAAAAGGGCACAAGGTCCTAAAAAAGCAAAACCAACTACTAAAGCAGTTGAAGCTACGACTGATAAAGTAGAGAAAAAACCAAATCAGGCACCTAAAAGACCTAAAGCAAAAGACGAAATTCGTTTGAATAAATACATCTCCAATTCTGGTGTGTGTTCACGTCGTGATGCCGATATTTATATTCAATCTGGAAATGTTAAGGTAAACGGAATTCCTGTTACCGAAATGGGATATATGGTAAAACCAGGTGACGAAGTGAATTTTGATGGTGTAAAACTAACTCCAGAAAAAAAAGTATATATTTTATTGAACAAGCCCAAAAACTTTACTACAGCACTTGACGAAGGTCAGGAATACCGCAATGTTTTGGAATTGGTTAAAGGTTCGACTACGTCTAAAATTGCTCCTGTTGGAAGAATGGACAAAAATACTACTGGATTGTTGTTATTTACAAACGATACGGATATGATTCGTAAGTTTACTTTACCAACCAATAAATCATCAAAAATCTACCAAGTTTCTTTGGATAAGAATCTGAAATTTGAAGATTTAGAAAAAATAAGCAAAGGATTAGTTCTAGACGGACACCGTGTTTTTGTAGAAGAAGTAAGCTATGTTGAAGGTGAAGCCAAAAGCGAAATTGGTCTGAAATTAAGGTCTTCTAACGTTAAAGTGGTTCGTTCTATTTTTGAACATTTCAGTTATGATGTTTTAAGAATTGACAGAGTTGCTTTTGCAGGTTTAACCAAAAAGAATCTTCCAAGAGGAAACTGGAGATTACTTACCGAACAAGAAATTATCAATTTGAAAAATGTTTAA
- a CDS encoding acyl transferase — protein sequence MSSIPDIFSISSHKQFEKIALKTFRFQYENNLVYREFCDFLKTDVQKIKALEQIPFLPIQFFKSHKVVSNTNVAEETFTSSGTTGMATSKHHVTDILLYEESYRKGFSQFYGNIEDYVILALLPSYLEREGSSLIYMVEDLIQMTNNPESGFYLHNHDELIEKLIRLDNAGQNLILIGVTYALLDLIEKKKFQLQNTIIMETGGMKGQRKEMIREELHELLCEGFGVAAIHSEYGMTELLSQAYSLGNGVFECPSWMQILVRDTEDALTYVSEGKTGGINVIDLANINSCSFIATQDLGKKYPNNSFEVLGRFDNSDIRGCNLMVI from the coding sequence TTGAGTTCTATTCCCGACATATTTTCGATTTCCAGCCATAAACAATTTGAAAAAATTGCTTTAAAAACCTTTCGTTTCCAATATGAAAACAATTTGGTATATCGTGAATTTTGCGATTTTTTAAAAACAGATGTTCAAAAAATAAAAGCATTGGAGCAAATTCCGTTTTTGCCTATCCAGTTTTTTAAAAGCCACAAGGTGGTTTCGAATACCAATGTAGCCGAAGAAACTTTTACCAGCAGCGGAACAACTGGAATGGCGACCAGCAAACATCATGTTACCGATATTTTATTATATGAAGAAAGTTACCGAAAAGGATTTTCGCAATTCTATGGTAATATTGAAGATTATGTGATTTTGGCTTTGCTTCCTTCTTATCTAGAACGAGAAGGATCTTCTTTGATTTATATGGTCGAAGATTTAATACAGATGACCAACAATCCCGAAAGTGGATTTTATCTTCACAATCACGATGAGCTTATCGAAAAATTAATTCGATTGGACAATGCTGGACAAAACCTGATTTTAATTGGGGTTACTTATGCTTTATTGGATTTGATCGAAAAGAAAAAGTTTCAACTGCAAAACACAATCATCATGGAAACGGGCGGAATGAAAGGCCAGCGCAAAGAAATGATTCGTGAAGAATTGCACGAACTTTTGTGTGAGGGTTTTGGAGTTGCAGCCATCCATTCGGAATACGGAATGACCGAATTACTATCACAAGCCTATTCGTTAGGAAACGGAGTGTTTGAATGTCCTTCTTGGATGCAAATCCTAGTTCGTGATACCGAAGATGCTTTGACTTATGTTTCAGAAGGAAAAACTGGCGGGATTAACGTGATTGATTTAGCCAATATCAATTCTTGTTCGTTTATTGCTACGCAAGATTTGGGCAAAAAATATCCCAACAACTCTTTCGAGGTATTGGGACGTTTTGATAACTCTGATATTCGGGGTTGTAATTTGATGGTGATTTAG
- a CDS encoding heavy-metal-associated domain-containing protein translates to MNFSKSIVSVALASLLFVGCKDKTTDPVSETDTSVPKVKKEITAANLQTATFSIDGMTCAIGCAKTIEKELSGLEGIQNATIDFEKKSAVVSFDKSILKSETITKVVENTGDGKTYKVSNMKL, encoded by the coding sequence ATGAATTTTTCAAAATCAATAGTATCAGTAGCGCTTGCAAGCCTCTTATTCGTGGGTTGTAAAGACAAAACTACCGACCCTGTTTCAGAAACAGATACTAGCGTCCCTAAAGTAAAAAAAGAAATAACAGCCGCTAATTTGCAAACCGCCACTTTCTCAATCGACGGAATGACTTGCGCTATTGGTTGTGCAAAAACTATAGAAAAAGAATTAAGCGGATTAGAGGGAATTCAAAACGCTACGATAGATTTTGAAAAAAAATCAGCAGTAGTCTCTTTTGATAAAAGCATCCTCAAATCGGAAACAATTACTAAAGTAGTTGAAAATACCGGAGACGGAAAAACCTACAAAGTTTCGAATATGAAACTTTAA
- a CDS encoding M16 family metallopeptidase, with the protein MKKTSLLLFILLLNGIMQAQDRPQPKAGKAPEVNIKKPQTFVLPNGLKVMIVENHKLPRVSFNLTLDNAPFAEGKIKGVDELTSSLIGNGSKKINKDDFNEEIDFYGASINFSSSGAFATALSKYSNRILELMAEGALNPNFTQEEFDKEKAKMLEGLKADEKSVPAIANRVTDALTFGKNHPSGEFVTEETLNNVTLADVQTNYQNYFVPENGYLVVIGDVKFKKIKPVIEKLFGSWPKRSTPKLTYPDPKDVDFTQINFIDMPNAVQSEIGLVNIVHLKMNDPDFFPAVFATHILGGDFNSYLNMNLREEHGWTYGANAIIGTAKYVTKLKSKSAVRNVVTDSAVVEFIKEIKRIRTEKVSNELLNDVKASFIGKFVMQVQQPQAVARYALRIETEDLPEDFYENYIKAINAVTPEQIQAAANKYFMIDNTRIVIAGKGADVIPGLEKLKIPIFYFDKFGNPVAKPVLKKEVPAGITAKSVLDNYIKTIGGEKAIGSVKTISMLGSTTIPQAPSPLTFTNKVDNKGKLAVEIAMGAMSLMKQVVNEKGAYVTQQGQRKEITGADLAEMKASAIPFEEIQLAKKSDIKLTGIESIDGNDAYAIQNGKTTLYYDVKSGLKVADSKIQEQGENKVTSTTYYKDYREVKGVKLPFNIIQNVGFELDIKMSEVKINEGVTDADFK; encoded by the coding sequence ATGAAAAAGACAAGTTTACTACTATTCATTTTGCTCTTAAACGGAATTATGCAAGCACAAGATAGACCACAACCCAAAGCTGGAAAAGCACCAGAAGTCAATATTAAAAAACCACAAACCTTTGTTTTGCCCAATGGCTTGAAAGTAATGATTGTTGAAAATCATAAATTACCAAGAGTTTCTTTTAATCTTACCCTAGACAATGCTCCATTTGCTGAAGGAAAAATAAAAGGAGTTGACGAATTGACCAGTAGTCTCATCGGAAACGGTTCTAAAAAAATAAACAAAGACGATTTTAACGAAGAAATTGACTTTTATGGAGCCAGTATCAACTTTAGTTCTAGTGGTGCTTTTGCTACTGCGCTTTCTAAATATTCTAACCGAATATTAGAATTAATGGCAGAAGGTGCTTTGAACCCCAACTTTACTCAAGAAGAATTCGACAAAGAAAAAGCCAAAATGCTTGAAGGTCTTAAGGCCGATGAAAAAAGTGTTCCAGCCATTGCCAATAGAGTTACTGATGCGTTAACCTTTGGAAAAAACCATCCGTCTGGCGAATTTGTAACCGAAGAAACACTCAACAATGTAACGCTTGCTGATGTTCAAACGAATTATCAAAACTATTTTGTTCCTGAAAACGGGTATTTAGTGGTTATTGGCGATGTAAAATTCAAAAAAATTAAACCTGTTATTGAAAAATTATTTGGTTCTTGGCCAAAAAGAAGCACACCAAAACTGACTTATCCTGATCCAAAAGATGTTGATTTCACTCAAATCAATTTTATAGATATGCCTAATGCGGTACAGTCCGAAATTGGATTAGTCAACATAGTGCATTTAAAAATGAATGACCCTGATTTTTTTCCTGCCGTATTTGCAACACACATTTTAGGTGGCGATTTCAACAGCTATTTGAATATGAATTTAAGAGAAGAACATGGCTGGACGTATGGTGCGAATGCCATTATCGGAACGGCTAAATATGTAACCAAGCTAAAATCTAAATCGGCAGTAAGAAACGTAGTGACCGATAGTGCTGTGGTAGAATTTATCAAAGAGATTAAACGAATTCGAACCGAGAAAGTAAGCAACGAACTGCTCAACGATGTCAAAGCTTCCTTCATTGGAAAATTTGTAATGCAAGTACAGCAACCTCAAGCCGTAGCGAGATATGCGTTGCGAATTGAAACCGAAGATCTTCCCGAAGATTTTTATGAGAATTATATCAAAGCCATTAACGCTGTAACGCCAGAGCAAATTCAGGCTGCTGCCAACAAATATTTCATGATTGACAACACTCGAATTGTAATTGCAGGAAAAGGTGCTGATGTTATTCCAGGTTTAGAAAAACTGAAAATACCCATCTTTTATTTTGATAAATTCGGAAATCCTGTAGCAAAACCAGTGCTTAAAAAAGAAGTTCCAGCTGGTATTACGGCTAAAAGCGTTTTAGACAATTACATCAAAACCATTGGTGGCGAAAAAGCAATTGGTAGTGTAAAAACTATTTCGATGTTAGGCTCAACCACCATTCCGCAAGCACCATCGCCATTAACATTTACCAACAAAGTAGATAATAAAGGGAAATTGGCTGTAGAAATCGCTATGGGAGCAATGAGTTTGATGAAACAAGTAGTCAACGAAAAAGGCGCTTATGTAACACAACAAGGACAAAGAAAAGAAATTACAGGGGCTGATTTAGCCGAAATGAAAGCCAGTGCTATTCCTTTTGAAGAAATTCAATTAGCAAAAAAATCGGATATCAAACTTACCGGAATCGAATCTATCGACGGAAATGATGCTTACGCCATTCAAAACGGAAAAACCACTTTGTATTATGATGTAAAATCAGGTTTAAAAGTTGCTGATTCTAAAATCCAAGAACAAGGCGAAAACAAAGTAACTTCAACTACCTATTACAAAGATTACAGAGAAGTAAAAGGGGTGAAATTACCTTTCAATATTATTCAGAATGTAGGCTTTGAATTGGACATCAAAATGTCTGAAGTAAAAATCAACGAAGGTGTTACTGATGCCGATTTCAAATAA
- a CDS encoding M16 family metallopeptidase has protein sequence MKKSIMALTASLLLGGIASAQKVDFEEYNLDNGLHVILHNDDAAPVVVTSVMYHVGSKDETADRTGFAHFFEHLLFEGTKNIKRGEWFKIVTSNGGVNNANTTDDRTYYYEVFPSNNLELGLWMESERMLHPVINQIGVDTQNEVVKEEKRTSFDNRPYGNIVTVVKENMFKKHPYRWSTIGSMKDLDAATLEEFQAFHKKFYTPNNAVLVVAGQIDIAQTKEWIQKYFGAIPKGETLKKESYTEEPITQTIKATYKDPNIQIPMLVASYRIPSMKTRDARVLDLISSYLSDGKSSKLYKKIVDEKKMALQIGAVGFNQEDYGMYIVYGLPMGTVTTSDLLKEMDEEIVKLQTDLISEKDYQKLQNIFDNQFVNSNSNVEGVAENLAKYYMLYGDINLINNEIDLYHSITREEIRDVAKKYLNPNQRLILDYIPATEKVQN, from the coding sequence ATGAAAAAATCAATAATGGCGTTAACTGCATCACTTTTGCTCGGAGGAATCGCTTCTGCCCAAAAAGTGGATTTCGAAGAATACAATTTAGATAATGGATTACACGTAATTTTACACAACGATGATGCCGCTCCTGTAGTCGTGACTTCGGTAATGTATCATGTGGGATCGAAAGATGAAACAGCAGATAGAACTGGTTTTGCTCACTTTTTTGAACATTTGTTATTCGAAGGAACCAAAAATATTAAAAGAGGGGAGTGGTTCAAAATAGTGACTTCGAATGGGGGTGTGAACAACGCTAACACAACAGACGATCGAACCTATTATTACGAAGTATTTCCATCTAATAATTTAGAACTAGGACTTTGGATGGAATCCGAAAGAATGTTGCATCCTGTTATCAATCAAATTGGTGTAGATACTCAAAACGAAGTCGTTAAAGAAGAAAAAAGAACCAGCTTTGACAATCGCCCTTATGGTAACATAGTAACAGTGGTTAAAGAAAATATGTTCAAAAAACATCCGTATCGCTGGAGTACTATTGGGTCAATGAAAGATTTAGATGCCGCTACTTTGGAAGAATTTCAAGCCTTTCACAAAAAATTCTACACGCCTAATAATGCCGTTCTAGTAGTTGCAGGACAAATTGATATCGCTCAAACCAAAGAATGGATTCAAAAATATTTTGGTGCTATTCCAAAAGGAGAAACTCTCAAAAAAGAATCTTACACCGAAGAGCCTATTACACAAACTATCAAGGCTACCTATAAAGACCCAAATATTCAAATCCCAATGTTGGTAGCTTCTTACAGAATACCATCCATGAAAACCCGTGATGCTCGAGTTTTGGATTTAATTTCATCTTATTTGAGCGACGGAAAAAGCTCCAAATTATACAAGAAAATTGTAGATGAAAAGAAAATGGCACTTCAAATAGGAGCCGTTGGTTTTAATCAGGAAGATTACGGAATGTACATCGTTTATGGATTACCAATGGGAACCGTTACAACCAGCGATTTACTCAAAGAAATGGACGAAGAAATTGTAAAACTGCAAACGGATTTGATCTCTGAAAAAGATTATCAAAAACTACAAAACATTTTTGACAATCAGTTTGTAAATAGCAATTCCAATGTAGAAGGAGTGGCCGAAAATCTAGCCAAATACTATATGCTTTACGGAGATATCAATTTGATAAACAACGAAATTGATTTATACCATTCCATCACAAGAGAAGAAATTAGAGATGTAGCCAAAAAGTACTTAAATCCAAACCAAAGACTGATTTTGGATTACATTCCAGCAACCGAAAAAGTTCAAAATTAA